The genome window GGAAGATCATGAATACAACGAAGAAGAAGATGAAGCAATTGTAACAGCTGCTAAATCTACAGGAACAGCAGATGAAGCTTTAATGAGTATGTTGCGCGATTTGCGTAAAAAAGAAGCGAAAAAGCTTGGAGTTCCTCCATTTGTTATTTTTCAAGATCCTTCATTAGAAGATATGGCTTTGAAATACCCAATTACTGTTGAAGAGTTAAGTAATGTTCACGGTGTTGGAGAAGGAAAAGCAAAAAAATACGGAAAACCATTTGTTGAGTTAATCAACAGATATGTAGAAGATAACGATATTATTCGTCCTGATGATTTAGTAGTAAAATCTACTGGAGCCAATTCTGGATTGAAGTTGTATATTATTCAAAACGTTGATAGAAAATTAGGTTTAGACGATATTGCTAAAGCTAAAGGTTTGGATATGGATGGTTTGTTGAAAGAAATGGAACAAATTGTGTATTCGGGAACTAAATTGAATATCAATTATTGGATTGACGAAATTTTAGATGAAGATCAACAAGAAGAAATTCACGATTATTTCATGGATTCTGAATCAGATAATATTAAAGATGCTTTGAAAGAATTCGATGGCGATTACGATATCGAAGAATTACGATTGATGCGAATTAAGTTTATTAGCGAAGTAGCAAATTAAGATTAAATAGTAAAATAAAAGAGGCTTTCTTAACCATTGTGTTTTGTCAAGCTGAACTCGTTTCAGCTTCTAAAAATATTTAATTTAAGTATTTTTGATTCCGAAATAAATTCGAAATGACAAACGACTGTTTAGAAAGCCTCTTTCTTTTTTTACACAGAATACTCCTTAAACATATAAATCCAAATGATTCGCGATAGTTTGATATTGATTAAGGTTAAACTCAAAATCACCACTCCAATTATTGGAATAATACGTAAATCAAAAGTTTCTTCAAAAAACGGCATGCAAACGAAATAGGTGATAATTGCTTCAGCAACTCCTAAAGCATAACTTACAAACATAGCTCCAAAGAAAAAACCAGGTTCTTTTTCAAATTTTGTTCCGCAATTGGAGCAATTTTCATGCATTTTTGGAAAACTAAAGCTAAAATGCAACAATCCTTTTTCAAAAATCTTTCCTTTGTTGCAATTGGGACATTTGTTCCCAAACATATTGATAATAGTACTAATCATAATTAATTTATGGTATAAATTTCACCGCGATGTGGTTTTAAAATATCTCTAAATCTAATCATATCTCTCTCTTCTACTACAATAAAAGCGATAGCATGCATTTCGTTGATGATTTCAAAGCCTGTTTTTTCTAGTGTAATTTTCTCTTTTTCTAAGTACTCGTTTAGATGAATATCATGATGTTCCGCTGTTTTGGCGGCGGCTTCTCCTCTAAAATCCCAAATTAGTTTTATTTTTCGCATTTTGTAAGTTTCAAAGTAGCAAAGTTACAAAGTCAAGTTTCAAATTACTATTTTTGCAGCATAATTAACAATGAATACACTATGCCACGCGAATTTCAATTTCAAGTTTCACCCGAAGTAGCCGCAAACGAAAGTTTGTTAGCCCAACATGTAGCGAAGCTATTTCAGGTTAGCCCTAAAGAAATTCAGAAAGTAGTGGTTGTAAAGCGTTCGATTGATGCACGTCAGAAAGCGATAAAAATTAACATTAAAGCGAATGTATTTCTAGTTGGAGAAGCCTATATTGAATCTAAAATTGAATTACCCGATTATCCTAATGTTACCAACAAACAAGAAGTAATTGTGGTTGGTGCAGGTCCGGCTGGATTATTTGCTGCTTTGCAATTAATAGAATTAGGATTAAAACCAATCGTTTTAGAACGCGGAAAAGATGTACGCGGTCGTCGACGTGATTTGAAAGCTATTAATCGTGATGGTATCGTAAACGAAGACTCTAATTATTGTTTTGGAGAGGGTGGAGCAGGAACGTATTCTGACGGAAAATTATATACTCGTTCTAAAAAGCGAGGTGACGTAGACCGAATTCTAGCGCTTTTAGTAGGCTTCGGAGCTACACCTGATATTATGGTGGAAGCACATCCGCACATTGGAACTAATAAATTACCTCAAATCATTCAAGATATTCGCGAGAAAATCATCGCATGTGGCGGACAAGTATTGTTTGAAACTCGTGTGACGGATTTTGTTATCAAAAATAACGAGATGCAAGGTGTTGTACTTCAAAGCGGTGAGGTTATTTCGGCTAACAAAGTCATTTTAGCTACCGGACATTCGGCTCGTGATATTTTTGAATTGTTACATAAAAAAGGGGTTCATATTGAAGCGAAACCTTTTGCTTTAGGTGTTCGTGCAGAACATCCTCAAGAATTAATTGATCAAATTCAATATTCATGCGATTTTAGAGGTGATTATTTGCCGCCTGCACCGTATTCAATTGTAAAACAAGTGAATGGTCGTGGTATGTATTCGTTTTGTATGTGTCCAGGTGGTGTAATTGCACCTTGTGCAACGGCTCCAGGTGAAGTAGTTACCAACGGATGGTCACCTTCAAAACGCGATCAAGCTACAGCCAATTCGGGAATTGTGGTGGAATTAAAATTAGAAGAT of Flavobacterium channae contains these proteins:
- a CDS encoding DUF983 domain-containing protein — translated: MISTIINMFGNKCPNCNKGKIFEKGLLHFSFSFPKMHENCSNCGTKFEKEPGFFFGAMFVSYALGVAEAIITYFVCMPFFEETFDLRIIPIIGVVILSLTLINIKLSRIIWIYMFKEYSV
- a CDS encoding NAD(P)/FAD-dependent oxidoreductase encodes the protein MPREFQFQVSPEVAANESLLAQHVAKLFQVSPKEIQKVVVVKRSIDARQKAIKINIKANVFLVGEAYIESKIELPDYPNVTNKQEVIVVGAGPAGLFAALQLIELGLKPIVLERGKDVRGRRRDLKAINRDGIVNEDSNYCFGEGGAGTYSDGKLYTRSKKRGDVDRILALLVGFGATPDIMVEAHPHIGTNKLPQIIQDIREKIIACGGQVLFETRVTDFVIKNNEMQGVVLQSGEVISANKVILATGHSARDIFELLHKKGVHIEAKPFALGVRAEHPQELIDQIQYSCDFRGDYLPPAPYSIVKQVNGRGMYSFCMCPGGVIAPCATAPGEVVTNGWSPSKRDQATANSGIVVELKLEDFKPFQKFGPLAGMEFQKAIEQKAWHLAGSTQKVPAQRMVDFTQNKVSKDIPKTSYVPGTTSVELGQVFPGFLTQIMREGFVQFGKSMRGYMTNEAILHAPESRTSSPVRIPRDNYSLEHVQIKGLYPCGEGAGYAGGIISAAIDGEKCALKIAESLGE